The region GGTTACTCGCATCAATGCCTCTGTCTCGTTATTTAACATTCAAACATGGTGTCAGAGTCGGATAACTAACCATGCTTTCCGCAAATTAGAGTCACCTGTTCTGGTTTACCGCCCCAAAAACATGCTTATTTGAGTAAAACTTGTCCTTAGCTAGAGTGAGTTTGCTAGTTAGCTTCAGTGTTGTTAGCAGCGGTTAGACATCCAGCACAAACTGGGATACGTTTAGAGGTGGATGGGAGGACTATGCTAGTTAGCTTCAAACACAACCTGAACCTAACAGCAGCTCAGCATGGTAACGCTACAGCTATTCTCGATGCTCTTGAACTTTAAGCCAGCAAAGTACGTTTATCTACGAAGCGTTATGTTTTCAGTTGTTGCAAACCAGAGGACGGGGAGTCCATTGACAGCTGTGTCACTAGGCGAAGGGAAAAGGCAGCTACATGTGACTATGGTGCTTTAATAGATGAACTGATCAGAGATAAGCTAGTGCTTGGCATAACTGATGAGGGAACCCACAGACGTTTGCTGCTGGTCTTGGCAGTGGAGACCTGCCGTGCAGCAGAGCTGATATACGGATAAGGTCCATGGATCTAGAAAGGCAACATATGGACAATGTCAATGCTACATTCAGGCAGTCCCAGACCAGTCCCATACCACTCCCAGACCAGCCCCAGACAAGTCCCAGataaattattgcttgagaaaagTGTCTTTGCTAagattctatttttgtttcttttgaccattttaattgaaaacaatcacaataaggtacttaatcgttacccagaaatgatttgatattgagataaaaacggctacaTTGGATCTTTTAACCGTGTCTCCTGAGGAAGCCTAGCATAATGTGGAAGCTCTCACTAAAGAGAGATCAGCTGTCTGTGGAAATGCAGCCTTTTTCATATCTGTGATTGATTCAAACGCCCCCGATCAACTAATCAATAAACCGATTATTCTAACTGATCCCTACTATTTAGTGAGATGATTTATTGAATTGTCTATGAGAGTAAAGTTCACATTTGTAGGACgacgacagggtcctgaaaaagggacgtttctttcttTGCTGAGTATATCTGGCTTTGTCTCAAAGTATATCAATCTGTAATCTGTTTCTTTCAGGTACAGTTCAGCACATTGTGGCCTTAGTTGGTGATGATGCCATCCTGCCCTGCACCCTGAGCAGCACTGTCAGTGCTGTGTATCAGTCAGTAGAGTGGCAGAGACCAGACCTAAAACCAAAAGAGGTCCATCTTTACAGAGATGAGAAGGACGATCTTGTGCTCCAGAATCCAGTCTTCAGGGGAAGAACGTCACTGTTTAAAGAAGAACTAGAGAACGGCAACGCTAGTTTAAAGTTGACCAGAGTGGAACTCTCTGATGCTGGAAACTACACCTGTTACATTCCACTGCTGGACCACCAGAAAACCATCATTCAACTCATTGTTGGTGAGTCAACACACCTGCTGACCACCCAAACCCCCTTAGGAGACAGATCTCATGAAATCAATGGTGAGTTCAATGTCATGTCCATAGCATGATGAGTAttagttacatactgtacattttttctataggattgaggtcagggctttatgatggccactccaatatcttgattttgttgtccttcagccattttgccataactttggaagtatgcttggggtcattgtccatttggaagacccatttgcgaccaagcttaagttcctgactgatgtcttgagatgttgcttcataatatccacatcattttccttcctcatgatgccatttattcttcggcttgcaagcctccccctttttcctccaaacataacgatggacattaaggccaaacagttctatttttgtttcatcagaccagatgacatttctccaaaaagtacgatctttgtccccatgtgcagttacaaaccatagtctggcttttttatggcagttttggagcagtggcttcttccttgctgagcggcctttcaggttatgtcgttataggacttgttttactgtggaaaaatatacttttgtacctgtttcctccagcatcttcacaaggttgtttgctgttgttctgagattgatttgtacttttcgtaccaaagtacgttaatctctaggagacagaacgcgtctccttcctgagcggtatgacggctgcgtggtcccatggtgtttatacttgcgtactattgtttgtacagatgaacgtggtaccttcaggcgtttggaaattgctcccaaggatgaaccagacttgtggaggtctaccattttttttcctgaggtcttggctgatttctttagatttttcctatgatgtcaagcaaagaggcactgagtttgaaggtaggacttgaaatacatccacaggtacacctccaattgactcaaatgatgtcaattagcctatcagaagcttcgaaagccatgacattttttggaattttccaagctgtttaaccttctagggtcggcgggacgaaatcgtcccacctactcaacagccagttgaatcccgtggcgcgttattcaaataccttagaaatgcttttacttcaatttctcaaacatatgactattttacaccattttaaaagacaagactcgttaatctaaccacactgtccgatttcaaaaaggctttacaacgaaagcaaaacattagattatgtcagcagagtacccagacagaaataatcagacacccatttttcaagctagcatataatgtcacataaacccaaaccacagctaaatgcagcactaacctttgatgatcttcatcagatgacaaccctaggacattatgttatacaatacatg is a window of Salmo salar chromosome ssa18, Ssal_v3.1, whole genome shotgun sequence DNA encoding:
- the LOC123728788 gene encoding myelin-oligodendrocyte glycoprotein-like; amino-acid sequence: MKTYSVCGLWTLLMYIISISSTSSDTDGTVQHIVALVGDDAILPCTLSSTVSAVYQSVEWQRPDLKPKEVHLYRDEKDDLVLQNPVFRGRTSLFKEELENGNASLKLTRVELSDAGNYTCYIPLLDHQKTIIQLIVGRDLQLQQEL